In Pseudonocardia sp. C8, one genomic interval encodes:
- a CDS encoding DEAD/DEAH box helicase, whose product MGSAGECVDGSRRGVELLRRVLAGSQVDPDRAETTWLGPGGTDPEPGDHASGDPARGDLAPDDPLRHVVRIPPRPGRTADWPSWTPPELRAAWAGRGIERPWAHQADGAELVRSGADVVVATGTASGKSLVYQLPVLAGLVEDPRATALYLAPTKALAADQLRALDGVAPAGIRPAAFDGDTPMEEREWIRRHCRWMFSNPDMLHRSLLPRHRRWSTFLRRLQFVVVDECHTYRGVFGSHVALLLRRLLRVAARYGARPTIVLASATVARPAEFASRLTGRDVVALTEDGSPHAGRTVAFWEPPLLTEITGDNGAPVRRSAGGEAARMLADLVLEEARTLAFVRSRRAAELTALGARRQVADVAPELADRVAAYRGGYLPEERRALEAALMSGELLGVATTNALELGVDISGLDAVVLAGFPGTRSSFWQQAGRAGRAADEALVVLVARDDPLDTYLVHHPQTLIGAPVESCVLNPVNPYVLAPQLACAAAELPLTTVDAEEVFGGQPAVEVLDELVADGVLRRRPHGWFWPDTGDAPAAQVDLRGSGLGQVAVVEAATARMLGTVDGGAAPGTVHPGAVYLHRGESYVVDELDLDGGVALVHPEDPDWRTEAQSVSDVTVLEVLEARRHGPVHVCFGRTTVTSQVVAYRRRTPDGTVLDQTALDLPAQSLDTRSVWYTIDPDALAAAGIDDARLPGALHAAEHAAIGLLPLFAICDRWDIGGLSTALHPDTGLPTVFVHDGHPGGAGLAERGHAVLARWLAATRAAVRDCECRTGCPSCVQSPKCGNGNNPLDKAGAVQVLDLVLGALAEGGDDAR is encoded by the coding sequence GTGGGATCGGCCGGGGAGTGCGTGGACGGGTCGCGGCGTGGCGTCGAGCTGCTGCGCCGGGTCCTCGCGGGCTCGCAGGTCGATCCGGACCGGGCGGAGACGACGTGGCTCGGGCCGGGCGGGACGGACCCGGAGCCGGGCGACCACGCATCGGGCGACCCGGCACGGGGGGACCTGGCACCCGACGACCCGCTGCGGCACGTCGTCCGGATCCCGCCGCGACCCGGCCGTACCGCCGACTGGCCCAGCTGGACTCCGCCGGAGCTCCGCGCGGCCTGGGCCGGGCGGGGCATCGAGCGGCCGTGGGCGCACCAGGCCGACGGGGCGGAGCTGGTCCGGTCGGGGGCGGACGTCGTCGTGGCGACCGGGACCGCGTCCGGCAAGTCGCTGGTCTACCAGCTGCCGGTGCTCGCCGGGCTGGTCGAGGATCCGCGGGCCACCGCGCTCTATCTCGCGCCCACGAAGGCGCTCGCCGCGGACCAGCTGCGCGCCCTCGACGGCGTCGCCCCGGCCGGGATCCGGCCGGCGGCGTTCGACGGCGACACCCCCATGGAGGAGCGCGAATGGATCCGCCGGCACTGCCGCTGGATGTTCTCGAACCCGGACATGCTGCACCGCTCCCTGCTGCCCCGGCACCGCCGGTGGTCCACCTTCCTGCGGCGGCTGCAGTTCGTCGTGGTCGACGAGTGCCACACCTACCGCGGGGTGTTCGGCTCGCACGTGGCGCTGCTGCTGCGGCGGCTCCTGCGGGTCGCCGCCCGCTACGGTGCCCGGCCCACGATCGTCCTCGCCTCGGCGACCGTGGCCCGCCCGGCCGAGTTCGCGTCCCGGCTCACCGGCCGCGACGTCGTCGCCCTCACCGAGGACGGGTCCCCGCACGCCGGGCGGACCGTCGCGTTCTGGGAGCCACCGCTGCTCACCGAGATCACCGGGGACAACGGGGCGCCCGTGCGCCGCTCGGCGGGGGGCGAGGCGGCGCGGATGCTCGCCGACCTCGTCCTGGAGGAGGCGCGGACGCTGGCGTTCGTGCGGTCCCGCCGGGCCGCGGAGCTGACCGCGCTCGGAGCCCGGCGCCAGGTCGCCGACGTCGCGCCCGAGCTGGCCGACCGGGTCGCGGCCTACCGCGGCGGTTACCTGCCCGAGGAACGCCGGGCCCTCGAGGCCGCGCTGATGTCCGGCGAGCTGCTCGGGGTCGCGACGACCAACGCGCTCGAGCTCGGCGTGGACATCTCCGGGCTGGACGCGGTCGTGCTCGCCGGCTTCCCGGGGACCCGGTCCTCGTTCTGGCAACAGGCGGGGCGCGCCGGCCGGGCCGCGGACGAGGCGCTGGTCGTCCTGGTGGCCCGGGACGACCCGCTGGACACCTACCTGGTGCACCATCCGCAGACCCTGATCGGGGCGCCGGTCGAGAGCTGCGTGCTCAACCCGGTGAACCCGTACGTGCTCGCGCCGCAGCTGGCCTGCGCGGCCGCCGAGCTGCCGCTCACCACGGTCGACGCCGAGGAGGTCTTCGGCGGGCAGCCGGCCGTGGAGGTGCTCGACGAGCTGGTCGCGGACGGGGTGCTGCGTCGCAGGCCGCACGGCTGGTTCTGGCCGGACACCGGTGACGCCCCGGCCGCGCAGGTCGACCTGCGCGGGTCCGGGCTCGGCCAGGTCGCGGTCGTCGAGGCGGCCACCGCCCGGATGCTCGGAACCGTGGACGGCGGTGCCGCCCCGGGGACCGTGCATCCCGGCGCGGTCTACCTGCACCGGGGGGAGAGCTACGTCGTCGACGAGCTCGATCTCGACGGTGGTGTCGCGCTGGTGCACCCGGAGGACCCGGACTGGCGGACCGAGGCGCAGTCGGTCTCCGACGTGACGGTGCTGGAGGTGCTCGAGGCCCGCCGCCACGGGCCGGTGCACGTCTGTTTCGGGCGGACCACCGTGACCAGCCAGGTCGTCGCCTACCGGCGGCGCACACCGGACGGCACGGTGCTCGACCAGACCGCCCTCGACCTGCCGGCGCAGAGCCTCGACACCCGGTCGGTCTGGTACACGATCGACCCGGACGCGCTCGCCGCCGCCGGGATCGACGACGCCCGCCTGCCCGGTGCCCTGCACGCCGCCGAGCACGCCGCGATCGGCCTGCTGCCGCTGTTCGCGATCTGCGATCGCTGGGACATCGGCGGCCTGTCGACGGCCCTGCACCCGGACACCGGCCTGCCGACGGTGTTCGTGCACGACGGGCATCCGGGCGGTGCCGGGCTCGCCGAGCGCGGGCACGCGGTACTGGCGCGCTGGCTGGCCGCGACCCGCGCCGCCGTCCGGGACTGCGAGTGCCGCACCGGGTGCCCGTCGTGCGTGCAGTCGCCGAAGTGCGGCAACGGCAACAACCCGCTGGACAAGGCGGGGGCGGTGCAGGTGCTCGATCTCGTACTCGGCGCACTGGCCGAGGGCGGCGACGACGCGCGCTGA